A window of the Drosophila simulans strain w501 chromosome 2L, Prin_Dsim_3.1, whole genome shotgun sequence genome harbors these coding sequences:
- the LOC6732669 gene encoding accessory gland protein Acp36DE yields MWTLTCQQFIALMLLGTLVPSESFLCKHCFRKNIEKVHESLRGILSPPIFGVNPQPLIEVQQPKVTPKPESSQVIHVHQPQVILKPIYYPKVDTISTKNQIGIHGSLSPYRQYPSLSSANLLGLPNQQLLSPQELLSDKVQKQAQVQNNNLHIRLGVTGLREGRNSPSLETIPRDRVDKISPELQLQLLRYADSQSQSQSQSASQSESNASSQSQAQVQNNRLLENPTVSESQQNAESQSETQSQSQSESQNQSQSESQKQSQSQSQRQQQIQTQLQILRQLQQKSNEQSAAQSASQIQSQRQSDSQSNLQLQEQSQSESEQGKQIQSQIQILQGLQQKELDDKSASQSQSESKTRREQQKQLNLQLLREAQQKQLEELSSSLSQSRLRLGQQIQSQLQKNQLDKQFASQFKSQSKSQLEQQIQLHLQSLRELQQKELDEQYAPQSKSQLQVAEQMQSLLQLLRFLNSRLKTPSALKSDLENQILLQLRKLRLVQLKQLAEQPTVRPSSKSQSPVQLEQQILLQLLNLLQFQQNQLKSDAQAQSQLQESKSNSLSQSQSQSQSQSQSQEQLQLQRDQNLRQLEQIKLEMQNIRQLLQKGKSELQTQSDSQRQIHELYQNILQLNKEKLSYQLKQLKLKELEDQKKSQAEISKGSNPSNLYIIGQLPSEGKPAPGPQGATLESQVNQPKLVPQPGLLGKLPSGGGLIGKPASTGLYILSPDINELSNYRDQLRLQQELRKHQQLLSLLQRRQNDLKTEQNAQLLLGQQQKEQQAQESINKQQSSSGASSSQTKLQQDIQSAGSQGSQQGLQAGSTGLQTSSLQGTDSSASQSAALQRLKEQEQLRIQTETDQKTSSSSSQSNSQNSQSSSSQTSQASQSGAQRQEADNRSTLLLDQSSSKTQSESKSESSSQSSSHSSSQSTSNSSSSVQSKLQGERHDALLNNLSG; encoded by the exons ATGTGGACTTTGACGTGTCAACAGTTTATTGCCCTAATGCTCCTCGGCACATTGGTGCCCAGTGAGTCTTTTTTGTGCAAACATTGCTTCaggaaaaatattgaaaaagttCACGAATCGCTTAGGGGCATTCTAAGTCCTCCGATATTTGGTGTAAACCCACAGCCATTGATTGAAGTGCAGCAACCGAAAGTGACCCCAAAACCCGAG TCTTCACAAGTGATTCACGTGCATCAACCACAAGTGATACTTAAGCCAATCTACTATCCAAAAGTCGATACTATTTCTACGAAAAATCAGATAGGAATACATGGGTCGCTATCGCCGTACCGTCAGTATCCATCCCTGTCGTCAGCCAATTTACTTGGACTTCCAAATCAACAACTACTTAGTCCACAGGAGTTGCTCTCAGACAAAGTACAGAAACAGGCGCAAGTTCAGAACAATAACTTGCATATTAGATTAGGTGTGACAGGACTAAGAGAAGGAAGAAATAGTCCTAGTTTGGAAACGATTCCTCGGGATAGAGTAGATAAAATTTCACCagaattgcagttgcaactgttGAGATATGCAGACTCTCAGTCCCAGTCGCAGTCACAATCTGCCTCACAATCTGAATCAAATGCATCTTCACAGTCCCAGGCACAGGTGCAAAACAATCGACTGTTGGAAAACCCAACTGTTTCAGAATCCCAGCAAAATGCGGAGTCACAATCAGAGACACAGTCACAGTCACAGTCCGAATCACAGAATCAGTCACAGTCCGAATCCCAGAAGCAGTCACAGTCGCAGTCACAGCGACAGCAACAGATACAGACACAATTGCAAATACTGCGACAGttgcaacaaaaatcaaatgagCAATCTGCCGCACAATCTGCTTCTCAGATACAATCGCAGAGGCAATCTGATTCTCAATCGAACTTACAATTACAAGAACAATCACAATCGGAATCAGAGCAAGGTAAGCAAATCCAGTCACAGATTCAAATCCTTCAAGGGCTGCAGCAAAAAGAGTTAGATGACAAATCTGCATCACAGTCGCAGTCCGAATCCAAGACACGGcgagagcaacaaaaacagttgAATTTGCAACTACTGCGAGAGGCGCAACAGAAACAACTTGAGGAGCTATCGTCTTCACTATCTCAGTCACGGTTAAGGCTGGGGCAACAAATCCAGTCACAGCTACAAAAGAACCAGTTGGATAAGCAATTTGCTTCACAGTTCAAGTCACAATCGAAGTCACAGCTGGAGCAACAAATACAATTGCACTTACAAAGCCTTCGGGAACTGCAGCAAAAAGAATTAGATGAGCAATATGCTCCTCAGTCAAAGTCACAGTTACAGGTAGCGGAACAGATGCAGTCACTTTTGCAACTTCTTCGATTTCTGAACTCCAGATTGAAGACGCCGTCAGCATTGAAATCAGACTTAGAAAATCAAATCCTTTTGCAATTAAGGAAACTTAGACTAGTGCAACTGAAACAGTTGGCTGAGCAACCTACCGTACGACCCAGTTCAAAATCACAGTCGCCtgtgcagctggagcagcaaaTTCTTTTACAGCTGCTTAATCTTCTACAGTTTCAGCAGAATCAGCTAAAATCAGATGCACAAGCCCAGAGCCAGTTGCAAGAGTCGAAATCCAACTCACTGTCACAGTCTCAGTCTCAGTCTCAGTCACAGTCACAGTCGCAGGAGCAGTTACAGTTGCAGCGGGATCAGAATCTTCGGCAATTGGAACAAATAAAgttggaaatgcaaaacattCGACAGTTGCTACAGAAGGGCAAGTCTGAGCTACAAACCCAATCGGACTCCCAGCGACAAATACATGAGCTATACCAAAATATTCTGCAGTTAAATAAGGAAAAGTTGAGCTACCAATTGAAACAGCTAAAACTAAAAGAGTTGGAAGATCAAAAGAAGTCGCAGGCAGAAATATCAAAGGGCAGTAACCCATCCAATCTATATATTATCGGACAATTGCCTTCCGAAGGAAAGCCAGCTCCTGGACCTCAAGGGGCTACACTTGAGAGCCAAGTGAATCAGCCTAAGCTGGTGCCCCAACCCGGGTTACTGGGCAAATTGCCATCAGGCGGAGGGCTAATCGGCAAGCCAGCTTCAACAGGACTGTATATTCTATCGCCGGATATCAATGAACTGTCGAATTACCGAGATCAGCTTCGTCTTCAACAAGAATTAAGAAAGCATCAACAATTATTGAGCCTTTTGCAGCGTAGACAAAATGATCttaaaacagaacaaaacGCACAGCTTTTGCTAGGACAACAACAGAAGGAACAACAAGCTCAGGAATCAATCAATAAACAACAGTCCTCATCTGGTGCCTCTAGTTCTCAGACTAAGTTGCAGCAAGATATACAAAGCGCTGGATCTCAAGGCTCACAACAGGGTCTTCAAGCTGGATCCACTGGCTTGCAGACTAGTTCCCTACAAGGCACAGATAGTTCTGCATCTCAAAGCGCCGCTCTTCAGCGAttgaaggagcaggagcaactgcGCATTCAGACGGAAACTGATCAGAAAACTTCTTCTTCAAGCTCGCAGAGTAACTCACAAAACTCGCAGAGTTCGTCATCACAGACATCGCAGGCATCACAGTCTGGAGCTCAACGACAGGAGGCTGACAATCGAAGTACCTTGCTACTAGATCAATCGAGCTCTAAGACTCAGTCGGAGTCAAAGTCCGAGTCGTCGTCTCAATCATCGTCTCATTCATCGTCGCAGTCAACGTCGAACTCATCTTCAAGCGTTCAATCGAAACTACAAGGAGAAAGGCATGATGCGCTGCTAAACAATTTGTCAGGTTAA